In one Balaenoptera musculus isolate JJ_BM4_2016_0621 chromosome 20, mBalMus1.pri.v3, whole genome shotgun sequence genomic region, the following are encoded:
- the CENPX gene encoding centromere protein X, which translates to MEEIGAGFRKELVSKLLHLHFKDDKTKVSGDALQLTAELLKIFVVEAAIRSIRQAQAEDLAQVDVEQLEKVLPQLLLDF; encoded by the exons ATGGAGGAAATCGGCGCCGGCTTCCGGAAA GAGCTGGTGAGCAAGCTGCTGCACTTGCATTTTAAAGACGACAAGACCAAAG TCAGCGGGGATGCGCTGCAGCTCACGGCCGAGCTGCTCAAGATCTTCGTTGTGG AAGCGGCCATCCGTAGCATCCGGCAGGCCCAGGCAGAGGACCTGGCCCAAGTGGACGTGGAGCAGCTGGAGAAGGTGCTGCCTCAGCTG CTTCTGGACTTCTAG